Proteins co-encoded in one Gallus gallus isolate bGalGal1 chromosome 27, bGalGal1.mat.broiler.GRCg7b, whole genome shotgun sequence genomic window:
- the KLHL11 gene encoding kelch-like protein 11 — translation MSDKMAAAAASPQPQPGPGPPAAEEEGGGPRGGGADGEAEAEEFGCPAHCSDLAWRQNEQRRHGLYCDITLAFGGGRPGAAREYRAHRSVLAAATEYFTPLLSGGFAESRSGRVELQKWSSEGGPDPDTVEAVIGFMYTGAIRVSPGNVHEVLEMADRFLLTRLKEFCGEFLKKKLNLSNCVAVHSLAHMYSLSQLALRAQDMIRRNFHRVIQDEEFYTLPFHLIRDWLSDSEITVDSEEILFETVLKWVQRNPEERERYFEELFKLLRLSQMKPTYLTRHVKSERLVSSNEACVRLVSDAVESHALRSENLQSGNLQHSTCPAALLPRFGQNMDVIMVIGGVSEGGDYLSECVGYFIDEDRWVNLPHIHNHLDGHAVAVTESYVYVAGSMEPGFAKTVERYNPNRNIWEQVSNLITRKHSFGLTEVKGNLYIIGGHGNFSPGFKDVAVYNPEQDKWHSLESAPKILRDVKAVSVEDRFVYVAARTPVDSDSEDGLRAVIIRYDTETRQWQDVESLPLIDNYCSFQMSVANTNFYHTASCCPKSYPIDNEEAKVKISGRASDEILESLPPEVLSIEGAAICYYKDDVFIIGGWKNSDDIDKQYRKEAYRYCAERKRWMLLPPMPQPRCRATACHVRIPFRCLQGTQRYPMPQNLMWQKDRIRQMQERQMQEIHRHSLSLRRMPRSQIEC, via the exons ATGTCggacaagatggcggcggccgCGGCTTCTCCTCAGCCGCAGcccgggcccggcccgccggcggcggaggaggagggcggcggcccgcggggcggcggggcggacGGGGAGGCGGAAGCGGAGGAATTCGGGTGCCCGGCGCACTGCTCCGACTTGGCCTGGCGGCAGAACGAGCAGCGCCGCCACGGCCTCTACTGCGACATCACTTTGGCGTTcggcggggggcggcccggGGCGGCCCGCGAGTACCGCGCGCACCGCTCCGTGCTGGCGGCCGCCACGGAGTACTTCACGCCGCTGCTCTCGGGCGGCTTCGCCGAGTCGCGTTCGGGCCGCGTGGAGCTGCAGAAGTGGAGCTCGGAGGGCGGCCCCGACCCCGACACGGTGGAGGCCGTCATCGGCTTCATGTACACCGGCGCCATCCGCGTCAGCCCCGGCAACGTGCACGAGGTGCTGGAGATGGCCGACAG GTTCCTGCTGACCCGGCTGAAGGAGTTCTGCGGAGAGTTCCTCAAGAAGAAGCTGAACCTCTCCAACTGCGTGGCGGTGCATAGCCTGGCCCACATGTACTCGCTGAGCCAGCTGGCGCTGCGGGCGCAGGACATGATCCGCAGGAACTTCCACAGGGTCATCCAGGACGAGGAGTTCTACACGCTGCCCTTCCACCTCATCAGGGACTGGCTGTCCGACTCGGAGATCACGGTGGACTCCGAAGAAATCCTCTTTGAGACCGTCCTGAAGTGGGTTCAGAGGAATCCCGAGGAAAGAGAGAGGTACTTTGAAGAGCTTTTCAAGCTGCTGAGGCTGTCCCAGATGAAGCCCACGTACCTCACACGCCACGTCAAATCCGAGAGGCTGGTCTCCAGCAACGAGGCCTGCGTCAGGCTGGTGTCGGACGCCGTGGAGAGCCACGCCTTGAGGTCTGAGAACTTGCAGTCCGGTAACCTGCAGCATTCCACCTGTCCTGCTGCATTGCTGCCGCGTTTCGGACAAAACATGGACGTCATTATGGTGATCGGTGGCGTGTCGGAGGGAGGCGATTACTTAAGTGAGTGCGTGGGGTATTTCATCGATGAAGATAGGTGGGTAAACTTGCCGCACATACATAACCATCTCGATGGGCATGCTGTTGCTGTGACAGAGTCTTATGTTTATGTGGCTGGCTCCATGGAACCGGGATTTGCCAAGACGGTAGAAAGGTATAAtccaaacagaaatatctggGAGCAAGTCTCCAATTTAATAACCAGAAAACACTCATTTGGCCTTACCGAAGTTAAAGGAAACTTGTACATTATTGGTGGACATGGCAATTTCAGTCCTGGCTTTAAAGATGTAGCTGTTTATAATCCCGAGCAAGACAAATGGCATAGCCTGGAGTCAGCACCAAAGATCCTTCGTGACGTCAAAGCTGTTTCTGTAGAAGACCGGTTTGTTTATGTTGCTGCTCGTACCCCAGTTGACAGTGATAGTGAAGATGGGTTGAGGGCAGTTATTATCAGATATGATACTGAAACAAGGCAGTGGCAGGATGTAGAGTCTCTGCCACTCATTGATAATTACTGCTCTTTTCAGATGTCAGTTGCAAACACAAACTTTTACCATACAGCATCCTGCTGCCCCAAGAGTTACCCTATAGATAACGAGGAAGCCAAGGTAAAGATCTCTGGCAGGGCCTCAGATGAGATACTTGAAAGTTTACCCCCAGAGGTCCTTAGCATTGAAGGGGCAGCTATTTGTTATTATAAAGACGATGTTTTCATCATTGGGGGGTGGAAGAACAGTGATGATATTGACAAGCAATACAGGAAGGAAGCCTATCGCTACTGTGCTGAGAGAAAGCGCTGGATGCTTTTGCCTCCCATGCCTCAGCCTCGCTGTAGGGCGACAGCCTGCCATGTGAGAATTCCCTTCAGGTGCTTGCAGGGCACGCAGAGATATCCTATGCCACAAAACCTGATGTGGCAGAAGGACAGAATAAGACAAATGCAGGAGAGGCAGATGCAGGAAATACACCGACACTCTCTAAGCTTACGAAGGATGCCACGCTCACAGATTGAGTGCTGA